A DNA window from Chryseobacterium sp. MEBOG06 contains the following coding sequences:
- a CDS encoding urea transporter gives MDEFFKKLPFIDNILKGIGQIMLQENRWTGLLFLIGIFMGSWQCGVAVLLSTAAGTFTAMKLKYNQSEINAGLYGFSAALVGVALSFLFETTVLIWVLIILGGALAAIIQHFFIQKKIPVFTFPFIIISWVLVFALHHFTHIPPSAMLSSEVVPTKYDDFLTCTNGFGEVIFQGGVLSGMIFFIAVFISSPVAALYGLAASILGAGLSQLNGEPVKEIHMGLFGFNAVLSAIVFSGVKKTDGLWVLIAVFLTIAIDDFLVDNNLLSAVGGVFTFPFVAGTWITLLIQKGIRKAKMN, from the coding sequence ATGGACGAATTTTTCAAAAAACTACCTTTTATCGATAATATTTTAAAAGGAATCGGGCAGATTATGCTTCAGGAAAACAGATGGACCGGGCTTCTGTTTTTGATAGGAATATTTATGGGAAGCTGGCAATGCGGAGTTGCCGTTTTGCTATCAACAGCAGCCGGAACTTTTACCGCCATGAAGCTTAAATATAACCAATCTGAAATCAATGCCGGTTTATACGGATTCAGTGCGGCACTTGTAGGAGTGGCATTGTCATTTTTATTTGAAACAACCGTATTAATATGGGTTCTTATTATACTAGGAGGGGCATTGGCAGCTATTATTCAGCATTTCTTTATCCAAAAGAAAATCCCGGTATTTACTTTTCCTTTCATCATTATTTCATGGGTATTGGTATTTGCACTGCATCATTTTACCCACATTCCGCCATCTGCAATGCTGAGCAGTGAAGTGGTACCTACAAAATATGATGATTTCCTTACTTGTACCAACGGCTTTGGGGAAGTGATATTTCAGGGTGGAGTACTTTCAGGAATGATTTTCTTTATTGCCGTTTTCATCAGTTCACCGGTTGCTGCTTTATATGGACTTGCAGCCTCTATTCTGGGAGCCGGACTATCACAGTTGAACGGAGAACCTGTGAAAGAAATTCATATGGGGCTATTCGGTTTTAATGCAGTGCTTTCAGCCATTGTATTCTCAGGAGTTAAAAAAACAGATGGATTATGGGTGCTCATTGCAGTGTTCTTAACGATTGCCATTGATGATTTCTTAGTTGATAATAATTTGCTGAGTGCCGTAGGTGGGGTGTTTACTTTCCCGTTTGTAGCAGGAACCTGGATTACACTTTTGATTCAGAAAGGGATTCGTA